In Pyrus communis chromosome 8, drPyrComm1.1, whole genome shotgun sequence, one genomic interval encodes:
- the LOC137741591 gene encoding mediator of RNA polymerase II transcription subunit 15a-like has product MDTNWRPPQGGEPAMDAGDWRSQLQADSRQRIVNKIMDTLKRHLPFSGQEGLLELKKIAVRFEEKIYTAATSQSDYLRKISLKMLTMETKSQNSMANSLQSNSAGNSNRPPDPGSFAMQPQVPNQGQSLSMPLPANQSQGRQQLLSQNIQNNVPPAGVQSSSGLSSALPPSSGLTQTSIPSIVGQNPNMQNMSGSSQNSLGNSMGQGVPSNMFANSRQVPGRQQVVPQQQQLQQSQNSQQYVYPQQLQHSLLKPKYQQGNMPQLVQQQQQQQQQQNLLQPTQLQSSQQSVMPTSSVMQPSVQSSLSSLQHNQQSVMQQSSQPMLQQHSQPVLRQQQQAQQPAVHQQQTPMPQQPILPQQQQQQPLMVQQATASNLSQNQMIGQQNNVGDMQQQQQQQRLLSQQNNLLNLQQQQQQHQQQKQQHQQLMALQSNPSNMHQQQLGPQSNVTGLQQQQQSNPSNMHQQQLGSQSNVTGLQQQQHLGTQSGNSSMQPNQHSVHLLQQQQHQNASNMLPSQGQQSQPQASQMQQMSLQQQSNPLQRDMQQRLQASGQISGTMLQSQNVMDQQKQLYQTQRAHPETSSTSLDSTAQTGHATGGDWQEEVYQKIKSMKELYFPELNEMYQKIATKLQQHDSLPQQPKSEQLEKLKMFKTMLERLISVLQIPKSNITPGLKEKLGTYEKQIVNFINTNRPRKQVPPLQQGQLPPPHMHSMQQPQSQITQVQSHEHQMNPQLQTMNLQGSVPTMQQNNMTSLQQNSMSSISGVSTAQQNMMNSLQPSTNLDSGQGNALNSLQQVPVGSIQQTPVSAPQQANMNALSSQSGVSMLQPNINSLQSNSGMLQHQQMKQQEHQMLQNQLKQQYQQRIQQQFMQKQQQQLQQAKQQLPAQMQVHQHQMPQLHQMNDVNDLKMRQGMGVKPGVFQQHMPAGQRAYPQQQLKSGSPFPIPSTNQLLQAASPQISQHSSPQVDQQNILTHPKAGTPLQTAGSPFVIPSPSTPMAPSPMPGDSEKPSSLSNAGNIGHQQAAGVGAPVQSLAIGTPGISASPLLAEFSVPDATHVNALSTISGKSSVTEQPLERLIKAVKSMSPNALSASVSDIGSVVSMIDRIAGSAPGNGSRAAVGEDLVAMTKCRLQARNVMTQDGSNGTRKMRRYTSAMPLNVVSSAGSMNDSFKQLINSETSDLESTATSRIKRPRVEANHALLEEIREINRRLIDTVVDISDEDVDPSAAAAEGGEGTVVKCSFDAVALSPSLKSQYASAQMSPIQPLRLLVPTNYPNCSPVLLDKFPVEVSKEYEDLSVKAKSRFSISLRSISQPMSLGEIARTWDVCARAVISEHAQQSGGGSFSSKYGTWENCLSAT; this is encoded by the exons ATGGATACCAACTGGAGGCCTCCTCAAGGTGGAGAGCCTGCCATGGATGCCGGTGATTGGAGGAGTCAGCTGCAGGCTGATTCAAGGCAAAGAATTGTCAACAAGAT AATGGATACGTTGAAGAGGCATCTTCCCTTCTCCGGACAGGAGGGATTACTGGAACTCAAGAAAATTGCTGTAAGGTTTGAGGAAAAGATTTATACTGCAGCCACAAGCCAG tCGGATTATCTACGGAAAATTTCGCTGAAGATGCTCACAATGGAGACCAAGTCTCAGAATTCAATGGCCAATTCCTTACAATCTAACTCTGCTGGTAACAGCAACAGGCCTCCGGATCCAG GGTCTTTTGCTATGCAACCCCAAGTCCCCAATCAAGGGCAATCACTCTCTATGCCGTTGCCAGCTAATCAATCTCAAGGACGCCAACAACTTCTATCACAGAACATCCAGAATAACGTTCCGCCTGCTGGAGTTCAAAGTTCGTCTGGCTTATCATCTGCACTACCTCCTTCTTCCGGTTTAACCCAGACTTCTATCCCAAGTATTGTTGGACAAAATCCAAACATGCAAAATATGTCTGGAAGTTCACAGAACTCATTAGGGAACTCCATGGGCCAGGGGGTACCCTCCAATATGTTTGCTAATTCAAGGCAAGTGCCAGGAAGGCAACAGGTAGTTCCCCAACAGCAGCAGCTGCAGCAATCCCAGAATTCGCAGCAATATGTGTACCCACAACAGCTGCAACATTCGCTTTTGAAGCCCAAATATCAGCAGGGAAATATGCCACAACTTGTGCAACAGCAACAgcaacagcaacagcagcaaAACCTATTACAACCGACTCAGCTGCAGTCTTCACAGCAATCTGTTATGCCAACATCATCTGTTATGCAGCCTTCGGTTCAATCATCGCTCTCGAGTCTTCAGCATAATCAACAATCTGTTATGCAACAGTCATCACAACCCATGCTTCAGCAGCATTCACAGCCAGTTCTCAGGCAGCAACAGCAGGCTCAACAGCCCGCTGTTCATCAACAGCAAACACCAATGCCACAACAGCCAATATTACcccagcaacagcagcagcagccgcTTATGGTGCAACAGGCAACTGCTTCAAACTTGTCCCAGAATCAGATGATTGGACAACAAAACAATGTCGGTGatatgcagcagcagcagcaacaacagaGGTTGCTAAGCCAGCAGAATAATCTTTtaaacctgcaacaacaacagcagcagcatcaACAGCAAAAGCAACAACACCAGCAGTTAATGGCTCTACAAAGCAACCCTTCTAATATGCATCAGCAACAATTGGGCCCTCAGAGTAATGTTACCGGGTTACAGCAACAGCAGCAAAGCAACCCTTCAAATATGCATCAGCAACAGTTGGGATCTCAGAGTAATGTTACTGGATTACAGCAACAGCAGCACCTCGGAACTCAAAGTGGTAATTCTAGCATGCAACCAAATCAGCACTCTGTACACTTGTtgcagcaacaacaacatcagaaTGCATCTAACATGTTACCTTCTCAAGGACAGCAGTCACAACCTCAGGCATCCCAGATGCAACAAATGAGTTTGCAACAGCAGTCAAATCCACTGCAACGAGATATGCAACAAAGACTTCAAGCATCAGGTCAGATATCAGGAACCATGCTTCAATCACAAAACGTAATGGATCAGCAAAAGCAGTTATATCAAACTCAAAGAGCCCATCCTGAGACATCATCGA CATCTCTAGATTCCACAGCTCAGACTGGACATGCAACTGGGGGTGATTGGCAAGAGGAGGTCTATCAAAAA ATCAAAAGCATGAAGGAATTGTACTTTCCCGAACTAAATGAAATGTATCAGAAAATTGCTACCAAACTTCAGCAG CACGATTCTCTTCCACAACAACCAAAGTCAGAGCAGCTTGAGAAGCTAAAAATGTTCAAAACCATGTTGGAGCGCCTCATATCAGTCTTACAGATTCCCAAGAGTAACATTACACCTGGTTTGAAAGAGAAGTTGGGTACATACGAGAAGCAGATAGTAAATTTTATCAATACGAATAGACCGAGGAAGCAAGTTCCTCCTCTGCAACAAGGGCAGCTCCCCCCACCTCATATGCACTCCATGCAGCAGCCGCAATCCCAAATTACTCAAGTGCAGTCGCATGAACATCAAATGAACCCGCAGTTGCAAACAATGAATTTACAAGGTTCTGTGCCAACAATGCAGCAGAACAATATGACAAGCTTGCAGCAAAATTCGATGTCTTCTATATCTGGGGTTTCAACAGCACAGCAGAACATGATGAATTCATTGCAGCCGAGTACAAATTTGGATTCTGGACAGGGAAATGCACTGAACTCTTTGCAGCAAGTTCCGGTGGGATCTATCCAACAAACTCCTGTCAGTGCTCCCCAGCAAGCAAACATGAATGCCTTGTCATCACAGAGTGGGGTTAGTATGCTGCAGCCAAATATTAATTCCCTTCAGTCAAATTCTGGTATGCTTCAACACCAGCAAATGAAACAGCAGGAACATCAAATGTTACAGAATCAACTGAAGCAACAGTATCAACAGCGAATACAGCAGCAATTTATGCAGAAGCAGCAACAACAATTGCAGCAAGCAAAGCAACAGCTTCCGGCACAGATGCAGGTGCACCAACACCAAATGCCACAGCTTCATCAAATGAATGATGTAAATGACTTGAAGATGAGACAGGGGATGGGTGTTAAGCCAGGGGTTTTTCAGCAACATATGCCCGCAGGCCAGCGTGCTTATCCGCAACAGCAGTTGAAATCAGGATCTCCATTTCCTATTCCATCAACAAACCAACTCCTTCAGGCTGCATCTCCTCAAATTTCGCAACATTCTTCTCCCCAAGTTGACCAGCAGAATATACTGACTCACCCGAAAGCTGGAACCCCTTTGCAAACTGCTGGTTCACCTTTTGTCATCCCATCTCCTTCAACTCCCATGGCCCCATCCCCCATGCCAGGGGATTCTGAGAAACCTTCCTCACTATCGAATGCTGGGAATATTGGACATCAACAAGCAGCTGGGGTGGGAGCACCGGTCCAGTCCCTTGCAATTGGCACCCCTGGGATATCAGCCTCTCCTTTGCTTGCTGAATTTAGTGTACCAGACGCTACTCATGTTAATGCTTTGTCAACTATTTCTGGCAAGTCGAGTGTTACCGAGCAGCCTCTTGAACGCTTGATTAAGGCG GTGAAATCGATGTCGCCTAATGCATTGAGTGCATCTGTCAGTGACATTGGCTCAGTAGTTAGTATGATTGATAGGATAGCAGGGTCAGCCCCGGGTAATGGATCTAGAGCTGCAGTTGGTGAGGATTTGGTTGCAATGACAAAGTGTCGTCTGCAAGCAAGAAATGTTATGACTCAGGATGGATCAAATGGGACTAGGAAGATGAGGCGCTACACTAGTGCCATGCCCTTAAATGTTGTGTCTTCAGCTGGTAGTATGAATGATAGTTTCAAGCAGTTGATCAATTCAGAGACATCTGACCTGGAGTCAACTGCAACATCTCGTATTAAGAGGCCTAGGGTTGAG GCTAATCATGCTCTTCTGGAagaaataagagaaataaatagGCGGCTTATCGACACAGTTGTTGATATCAGTGATGAAGATGTTGACCCCAGTGCAGCCGCTGCCGAAGGGGGTGAGGGTACTGTTGTCAAGTGCTCTTTTGATGCCGTGGCTCTCAGTCCAAGCTTGAAATCGCAGTATGCTTCAGCACAAATG TCACCAATTCAGCCATTAAGACTGCTTGTTCCTACAAATTATCCCAACTGCTCTCCGGTTCTCTTGGACAAGTTTCCAGTTGAAGTCAG TAAGGAGTATGAAGATCTTTCTGTGAAGGCCAAGTCGAGGTTTAGCATATCTCTAAGAAGCATTTCACAACCCATGTCCCTTGGGGAGATAGCAAGGACTTGGGATGTTTGTGCACGTGCAGTTATTTCTGAGCACGCGCAGCAGAGCGGTGGAGGAAGTTTCAGCTCAAAGTACGGGACATGGGAGAACTGCTTGAGCGCTACTTGA
- the LOC137743611 gene encoding novel plant SNARE 11-like, with protein MDPLSSISEELAEIDGQITDILRALSNGFQKLEKIKDSNRRSRQLEELTEKMRDCKRLIKEFDREVKNMERINDPNTSRMLNEKKQSMIKELNSYVALKKQYASNLDNKKIDLFDGPAEDLGEQNVLLASAMTNQQLIDNGNQMVDETDQAIERSKKVVHETINVGTETAQALKAQTEQMSRIVNELDSIHFSIKKASKLVREIGRQVATDRCIMGLLFLIVVGVIAIIIVKLVHPNNKDIRDIPGLAPPAMTRKLLWNSY; from the exons ATGGATCCGTTATCTTCAATCAGCGAAGAGCTAGCGGAGATCGACGGACAAATCACCGACATTTTGCGCGCATTATC AAATGGGTTTCAGAAGCTGGAGAAGATTAAGGACTCAAATAGGCGGAGTAGGCAACTGGAAGAGCTCACTGAAAAGATGCGAGACTGTAAGAG GCTTATCAAAGAATTTGACAGAGAAGTGAAGAATATGGAAAGAATAAATGATCCAAATACCAGTAGAATGCTGAATGAGAAAAAGCAGTCGATG ATTAAAGAGTTGAATTCATATGTGGCTCTGAAAAAACA GTATGCATCAAACCTTGACAACAAGAAAATTGATCTCTTTGATGGACCGGCCGAAGACTTGGGGGAACAGAATGTCTTGCTAGCCTCGG CTATGACGAATCAACAACTTATTGATAATGGAAACCAAATGGTGGATGAGACAGATCAAGCCATTGAGAGATCAAAGAAG GTTGTTCATGAAACCATCAATGTTGGAACAGAGACAGCACAAGCTCTCAAGGCTCAA ACGGAACAAATGAGCAGGATAGTCAACGAGCTGGACTCTATACATTTCTCAATCAAGAAAGCTTCTAAGCTGGTCAGGGAAATTGGTAGGCAG GTTGCAACTGATAGATGTATTATGGGATTACTCTTCTTGATTGTCGTCGGAGTCATAGCCATCATTATTGTGAAG CTGGTTCATCCAAACAACAAGGATATTCGAGATATTCCTGGATTAGCCCCTCCCGCAATGACTCGAAAGCTGCTGTGGAATTCTTATTGA